A window of Salvia splendens isolate huo1 chromosome 8, SspV2, whole genome shotgun sequence genomic DNA:
CTTCCTTGCTGTCATTGTGACAGTCCTTCATCAAGCAGGCAACAAATATACACCAAATATTTTTAGCTCTTCACCCTGGAACATTTAATTTAGTTCAATTTGTAGATTTTTCATCTTCTGATGATGCTTTGTCCAATATTTTGCTGATTGCTAGTCTGTTGTTCTAAATTGCTGGTAATATGTAGCACCCAAGCGAATCACCATCAAGAAATTATATTCACATAATTTCTACTATTGATTCTACTTTCATGAAGATTTTTGCTCTTCCTGCTTTTACTTCTCACCTGTCTCCACATGAATATTGATTATATCTTTAACATGTGCAGCTCCTTGGCAGAGTTTTCAACATTCTTCGAGAGAATAACCCTGAGCTTGCAGGGGATAGGCGCAGAACTGTTATGAGACCCCCTCAAGTACTTCGTGAAGGCACAAAGAAAACTGTTTTTGTGAATTTCATGGATCTCTGCAAAACGTATGCCATTTCTTACTATTTCCCATTGCATAAAATGGATTTACATCTTTGATCATTTAGTCTGCGAACACCCACCACTCCAAAACACACAGGGAAAGCAAACATAAGTGGGAACCGTTTGAAAATTGAAACCACAcgtaattttgttttatattataatcTGGCCAATGTTTTATATCTACATATCACTATTTTTGCTCTTTCTCAATGCTCACAACTTCTTCATATTGATATATGAAAAtgttatattttttcattttgtggTTTCATTCTCCACAGGATGCATAGACAACCAGAGCATGTGATGACTTTCCTTCTGGCTGAAATGGGAACAAGTGGGTCTCTTGATGGCCAACAAAGATTGGTTGTTAAAGGAAGGTTTGCCCCCAAGAATTTTGAGGGAATCTTGCGACGCTACATTAGTGAGTTTTTTCCATTGCTATTCCCTAGATTTTCTGGATTGCTTGTAGTCGTGAAATATGATATATGAGTATTAATTTTCACACCAAGCTAGATCATGTTGTATTTTATGTACTCTTTGTATGACTATAATTAATAAACTGACAAATAATACCGCTCTAAGTAACTTCTCTATGGAATGGTACCTGCAGATGAGTATGTCATATGCAATGGTTGCAAAAGTCCTGATACTATTCTTTCAAAAGAGAATCGTCTTTTCTTCCTCAGATGCGAGAAGGTAGTTCCTCATCTGCTTACTTTGTATTTGTGCATTGAATGTTTTTCTTGCATCTGACAGTCTTGTGAAAATTTGTTCGGTCATCTGTAATACATTGAACCAAATTATAATGGgctatgttatttttatttcatctgGCACTGGTTTCTCTGTGGTTTTGTCAATGAGATTTTGCACTTGTCTAGGGATGtgcaataaatataatttttctttatGCCAGTTAATTTTTAAGTAATATGGAAATATTGTGGCAGTGAACTGGTTCTTTATAATATTCTCTGGTGGCCTGTGATTTACATATTTGCCTACATTGTCTGATAGCTCTAGTTGAAGAGTCTTTTTATACTAAGTCTGAGGCCTCTGGGGAAGTTGGATGATTTTCCGATAACATTataaacctttttcgaacacttCTTAAGTACATGATTTCTTAAAACAGGGAAAGTCTTATGCATCACTTATTTATTTACCCTCGACCTTGTTCCATGGCTTGTTGTGACAATTTATGCTGTTTGTTGTTGAATTTGTTGCCAAATGGCAATAAGGTTGTTTTTTCATTGTATTGTCGAGGCCTGTGATGATCTATATATTTGCCTACATTGTCTGATAGCTCTAGCTGAAGAGTGTTTTAGTACTAAGTCTGAGGTCTCTGTGGAAAGTTAGATGATTTTCCGAAATATTATTAACCTTTTTTGGAACACTTTTCCATTGTTTGTTGTTACAATGTGCAGTTTGTTGTGGAAATTTGTTGGCAAATGgcaataagattattttttgttgtattgTTGAGGCCTGTGATGATCTAAATATTTGCCTACATTGTCTGATTGTTCTATTTGAAGAGTCTTCATAAATAAGTCTGAGGCCTTTGGAGATTGGATAGTTTTCAAAACAGTGTCAATTCTCTATTACTTGGCAAAATCATTCAAGTCTTTGTTGAGACAATATATTCCGTCATTCAGTGCCCAGGTGGCATTTTGTTAGTATAATTGTAGGAGCCTGGAGCCATAAGGGTATTCATTGGCACTAAACTGATTATTTTATAAACCATATGCGATTCATTGTTAGTAAAGTGATTGTTTTAGGGTTTTCTCCTGAGACCGAtctaaattgatttttttattgttttcgcCCAAGGTATGTgatgatttaaaattttaaatatttaccTACATTGTCTGATTGCTGTAGTTGAAGAGTCTTATTGTACTAAGTCTGAGACTTTTGGGGAAATTTGGATCAGTTTTGAAACAGCTTTCAGGTTTTATGATTAGGAAATTGACTCTTGACCTTTTATACCCTAGCTCTAATCCCAAGGCTTATTAATAGTTGGAGCCACATGGAAATATTTATGACCAAACTGACTTATTTTATAAACCGTTCACAAATTCACCCTCCAAAGGCCTGTGATGATGAACATATTTGCCTACATTGTCTGATTGATCTAGTTGAAGAGTCTTTTCTTACAAGTCTGAGGCCTTTGGGGAAGCTGATAACTACCAAAAAGCATTGATTTTCTCTTGGAAATTTATGGTTCGCTTGAAGttcttttttcttcaatttgatTAATTACTTGTATGGATTCattacatatttatatttttggttcAACTTGATCATTGGTAAGTGTTTTATTTATGGCTGTTCATTTGTTGTAGTGTGGTTCTGGGAGGTCAGTGGCCCAGATCAAGGCCGGATTTGTGGCTCGTGTTGGTCGTCGGAAAGCTGGAACATGATGAAGTATTTGTCTTCTTCTGGAACAGTTTGTTCTATACTTGTGGAAGTGGTTGATGTAGATGATTTTGTGGTAGTgattttgagattctgcatccTTTGCTAATAAGACAGCATTTTGCTCTATGAAATTGGTTGATGGCAAGTTTTGGTTGAAAATCTAGTGATGAGGTTGTAACATCAAGTATTAAATATTTGAGGTTCCTATTGAACATATAGAATCCATCCTCTCTCTGTCTAACTTTATTTAGTTACTATTTCCCTAAGTTTGTTCTTCTGTAAATGTTCTCGCACGAAAAAGTAACTATTTTAAAGGGATTACTATGTTCAATATCCTATTGAACATATGgaattactattttttttaataattttgtagTTGAAGTTGTATTTCATATTTTCCTTATTAACTGtccacttttaccattttgttCGTCTCTCCTTTAGCGTccattttcacttttactatatagGATAAATAGACCAACATTACAATAATTCATTCAACTTATAcgtatttattataaaataaatatatagttTTGGGattcatattccattaatttttttaacttaAAATCTGTGACGAATCAAAATTTTATTACTTAATAAGATATGAATGGAGTATTTACAAAttgattttcctttttttagttTGGGACTATATACTATGAGTTGATGGTTGTACCTCACATTCACGATGGAGATATTCTCGATTACGTTTGATCCCAACACCAATCGAACTCCAGTCAAAAGGTAATTGGAAATATTTGTAGGACCACTAGTAGGAAATATAGATATAAGTGATATAACAACACAATCGATTCTACAGAAAG
This region includes:
- the LOC121743188 gene encoding eukaryotic translation initiation factor 2 subunit beta-like, yielding MTEDDNQNEMKEEVKDDVGDIAPFDPSKKKKKKKPVAQELADDDSVDTLAEKTENLSVSDGLETSFAGLKKKKKKAAHTDLNEEKETVGEDMDDTIGEDEEGEGIVLQQYPWEGSDRDYEYEELLGRVFNILRENNPELAGDRRRTVMRPPQVLREGTKKTVFVNFMDLCKTMHRQPEHVMTFLLAEMGTSGSLDGQQRLVVKGRFAPKNFEGILRRYINEYVICNGCKSPDTILSKENRLFFLRCEKCGSGRSVAQIKAGFVARVGRRKAGT